The genome window tagaaaactaaaagtAGTTCAAGTCATATATACTTGTTTTCTGGTGAGATGGCACAGAGAACAGTCAGTTTTAAATTGCCACCAAGTGATTCTTGCAGTAAATGTGTTAAACAGGAACCTCTATATGTAATATCTTCCAAATTTCCAGACTGAGCAGCCTTTGCTAGAATATTAACCAAGTGCCTGCACCAATATAATAGAACAGTGATGATGAAACTCCGTCATTAAATCCAACCATGGCTATATTCTTGATATCTTGATAGCATATGTAATTAACCCCAAATAATTGGTGAACCTTTAGCATGCAAGAAAATAAGTTGCTATATAGTCGCCCCCACACTTTTGGCATAATATGGCAAGAAAATAATTGTAGCATGGCAAGAAAATAAGTTGCTATCCAGTCGCACCCACACTTTTATCATAATATGGGAAAAAGAACTGATTATAGATTAATTGCAATAGTAGGATCACAAATACAACATCTAATCAGTATTCTACATAAAGAACATCTTATAAAACAAATTTCTCTAACTTAATAAGGCTCATGGCATCATCATACCCAAGTTGTGATAAGGACTTCTTCACATGTTTGCCTTCCTTCACACCTTGTCTGCGCGCATCATCAACTTTATTTCTATCAAGTCCAGCTAGATCAACAAGGGTGATTCTGCTTGTTTTTGAACTATTAAAACATTTAGATGAGGTTCCCCATGGCATCAGTGGATAAAAGAACATATCTGAGTGATAGAACTTATAAAGGGATAATAACAGTTAATAATAGCAACTTTAGAACTCTATCATGGATAATGAGTAAAAATGGCATATAAACATATGGTTCCATTAAACAGTAAGACCACTCAAGCACCTTGTGTGCAAGGAATAAGTCATTCAATGAATAGTTTATCACAAACAAACAATCTCTTATTcagaacaaaatattttactgaTAACTGACAGAAATGTCCGATGATACCTTGCACCATGACTCAATGATGAAAGTAAAAACAATATGGTTGAGGACTATAAAGTAAAAACCTTGCGCCTCAAAATCTCTGAGGTTATAACTGTTATGTGTAAGTATATACGCATAACATGATCAAGGACTATAATACCTAGTATCACAATTGATAAAAATCAATacaaactaataagaatttcaTGTTTTTACAGATATTTAAACAATCACATATATGGTGTGTTGAACATATTCACATTTTCTTCATCTGAACAAACTCctcaatataaaaagaaaattattggtCATTTCCAGCACCAAAGGATCCACTGTACAAGATGAGTCAAGTATGGTCACTATtttcctcccaaaaaaaataaataaataaataaagaagtaTGGCTCTACTAGGGAATTACTGATCAATGAGAGAGACAGGAACAcacatatagagagagagatacggATCGTAGAATTTTTGGTAGCAAATTAATTTCCCTTGATGCACTAGCTGAATTCCCAACTAAATCAATGAGCAATTCTTTGAGCTAGGGAATCACaatgataaataatatatttaccaCTGACTCGCTGCTATATACAGTAGCTGGGCACGTCAATTTCAGCTTTTCCACTTTCTGCATTTGAAAATTCTAGCTATTAAGAATAAACCCCAAAGACAACCAATGAAATTGGAAATTAAGTTCTTAGTATCAGACCTGGGATCTATCTCTTCCCATTCCAACTTGAGCGTTGCAGTTGGAATTCGGGTTGGACGAGAGCTCCGTTTCCAGAGACGGAATCGGATTCGAAGCCATCCGAAGTGGGACAGGTAGTGTTTTTGGGGACGTCTGGCATAGGGTGGTGGTCGATGGTTTCTTCTTGGCCGATGTCTAGAATCTCCTCCATTATTGAAAGCCCATTGATCCATATCAGTGCCACAACTAGAAGTGGGTAAATGAGGGACTGAGGAAGACCCACAACTATGCGTAGCACTTGGACTCGGCAATTGAAAAACATCAGAATTTCGGGAACAACAGATGCACTCTACACGAACCCCCCACCTTCTTGGATGGTTTTTAACCCAATCCTCCATTTCACATGTTAACTCAACGTAATTTAATTCAGATGGTTTTGACTTATTCAATTGGATCTGAAATTTCTTATTAGGTAAAGAAAGTATCATCAGATGGTCGGAGAATTCATCTGTATAACTAATGTTCTCATTTTCACAACCATTGATGGAAAGGTAAACAGTACAAGAAGGCATCCGTGGATATTTCAGCGGTCCAAAAGCAAAACAGACATCAATTATATTTGGAAATGTGCGACCAACCCAAAATGATATGACATTTCCATCACTCTCATGGTTTAAGTTCAACCACTTTGGAATCTCAGTTCCTGGTAGTACAATTCCAAAATAATCATCTTCAGGTTTAGAGCCCGTGTCAGGCAAAACCGAGCGATAGCGACGAACCTCATCCAGTATTTCGGTTGATGATGTTTGTGGATCCATTAATATCCTGCTTCTTGTTCCCTTGCAACCTTTATTTGGAAAAATCCCTAAAAATTCTCCAATCTGCATTCAGTTAGCAAATTCAGCAAATTGAATTAGGgaagaaattaacaaaaattgtttcttttttataacttaaataaaaaaagagagaaacctTTACCTGATTCAATAATCTGCTTGACGATTGTGGATTCAACGAACAGCAATTGCGTGCAACCACAACTTGTACAGATTGTGGAAGCCTTGGAATTTCCTGAAGCTGCTTGCATTTTGCCATATCAAGTGACTGTAATGTAGTAAATCTGCTAAGGCTTTCGGGGATGCTAACAATATTAGTTTTAGATAGATCTAGACTTTTCAATACGGGGAAGTACTCGGGTTTCATCAAAAAATCtaattcaattatatttttattgccCCTGAAACTCACGGTATCCAACATCAAAAACCCATAACTGGAAAAGCTATCCAAATAATCGCATGTCTGTCTCAATTTGGCGGTGGGAATAGATAGTCCAATAAGAAGTTGCAATTTATAGATGTCATCAGGAAGATACCTAAGGTTTTCACAATCCTTTACGTCTAAGAAACGAAGCGCAGTGAGACACTTGATTGATGAAGGCAACTCTCGAATACCACTCCCACGTAAATTTAAATCCCTTAAACATTTCATTTTTGGATGAATATTAGGCAACTTCTCAAGCCTCAAGCAGTCCATAAGAAGAAACTCCTCAAGAGATTTTAACCTGAGGTTGTTtggaagaatttgaagtttACCACAACCTTGGAGTTTCCATATCCGAAGCTTATCAAGAATTCCAACAGTCTCATGAACCTTAACTAAATTTTGACAATAGGAAAGATCCAATTGTTCTAAGCTTGGGGCACACAACTCAGGTAATTCTGTAATGGACTCACACCTCTTCAAATTGatatatgttaaatattttaGCTGGATTCCctgtagaagaaaaaaaatatttatttttaaccaacattcaaataaagaaattacaattattttttgaaggtaaagaaattacaatttataAATACTAATACTCATACCAATTTGAATGTTGTCTCCAATCTAATAAGACTACGTGGCATCTCAAGTGCAACAAGTTGTTGAGGATTATATTTGGATGGCAAGGAAAATGGAAATTCAGGCCATTGAAGCAAAATTAACCCGTTAGGGAGATATTTGAGTTCTTCACAAATGCGTACATTACGAACCATAAGAAATTTGAGATATTTCATCTTTTCAAAAGCTTTAGCTTCTATTGGTATCGTTATCGGTTGAGGTGAGCAGCACATAATGCCTCGAATTTTACTTGATCCCTAGTTGGACAAAGCATTAGTTACACCTATCAATAGAActatacaaatttttaaaaattaaacaaacatatacaaattaaattaaattttcttccacattaaaaagaaaaaaaaaatcaatggaaaaAAAGAGATACAAAAGAGTTTATACCATATTTGTAGTAAGTATTTCATAAGCatcctcaaaacaccatatcCTACTACGTTTTCCAAGCTCTTCTGATTCTTGTTGAACAATTTCTCTCCCCATTTGTTGAAGCAAGTCATGCATCCACAAATTGCCAGATTGACCAACAGTTATGAGACACTTATTGATAAGTTTTCCAATTCCATAACCTGGATATAATTTACAAGCGTCTAATATATTCGCTACGTAACTCCTATCGAATCCCttaaagaaacatgcaatatccaaaaaaatatccTTTTCGATCTTTCCAAGTCCATCATAACTTATTTTGagcttttcttgaattttttcgTGAGGGATGTTTTTATACTTTTCTAATGCACTTTTCCATTCACATATACTTTTTCCACACAAATCAGAACCTATTATTTTAAGAGCTAATGGGAGGCCATTGGCATAATGTATGATTTGCTCTGCAACTTCTGAATAATCTTTCTTAGGTTCAATTTTTTGGAAGGCATGTAGATTGAAGAGTTCATGAGATTCAGATTGATTTAATTCCTTAAGCTCATAAATTTGATGATCTTTTCCAAGAGTGTTTAGCACCTGTTTGTCTCTTGTTGTTATAATGACTCTACTTCCTAAAGCAAACCAATTACATTCTCCAAGCAAATTTACCATCACTTCTAACTCATCCACATTGTCAAGAATTAAAAGAAGTCTTGTACGACAAAATCTTTCctttatcataataattcctTTGGGTACGCTGTCTACCTTTACATATGTGCCCCATGAGATCTTAGAAAGAAGCATCTCTTGTAGTTTGATTATGTCATCATTTGTTCCCGACTTTTCTTTGACGTCCTCTAGAAAGCAACTCAATTCAAAACAATTAGCGATTCTATTATAAATAGCCTTTGCAATTGTAGTCTTACCTACTCCTCCAAGACCATGAATCCCTACCATGCGAACATCATTTGACTTCATATCTAAAAGCAATTCTATAGCATCCACACGAGAATCTATTCCAACTGGATGTTTAGTAACAAATAACTGAGTGCGATTCAATTTAGTACCTAATATCTCTTTAATAATTCTCTGGATAAATTGAGTTTCAGATTCAATATAGCTGTCAAACACAAAGCATAAGAAACATATAATAAGTTAgactatttgaaaatatatattgatgggTCGTTCAGGTACGAAGAGTTCAAAAGTTCAAAAGCTATTGTGGGTTGGAATAGTAAGTTCATCTAATCAGTAGTGCCTAGGGGCAAGGGTCTTTTGCTGGATTTGTAACTTCTCTTCATATAAGGAATTGTCTTATTTGGGTTGGGTTGCCCTtgtaatcttttttcttttcttttctttttttcattggaGATGTTctctatctattttttttcacatcctCACCATAACATTGTGttatttgtttattactttacttttattgcaTGCTTTATTGATTTgtgactttttttatatatataagttagaAACTCTACTatagtctaatctaagtatattTGTGTGTGAAACTCATTCTTGGAGACTTAAACATCGACCCTTACCGCcctacaaacacttatacttgtagagtgaccaccgcaccaaaaGTGGTTGATTTGTGACTTGACAGTTTCATtgattaaatcattaaaattgGATTGGTACAATTGGGAATTAATTCACAAatgagtagttttttttttttttttggtgagctACAATAGATTCTCAATTAAAAGAGttaaataatctttttaatGAGTATGCAATGAAGTTTCTTTGAATGTCATtattgagaatatatatataaatataaatataaataaataaatatatatatatatctatatatatatatatatatttagctaCAATTGAATAgattatcaaataaaagaattaatttatGGTTTTACTGAGCATACAATGAAGTTGACTATTCTTAACTTAGCATTACAGCTTCAAGagatcaatgatttttttagaatcgatgatttttcttttcttttttttctttttttttttgttgagagaaaaATTACTTACAAGACTTTACATATCATgaaaaacaattattataaGAAGTTTATCATTATGGGCATTATGTAGTTTAAGACTcaaacttttaatttatttaaaaaaatcaataattgtACAAATAGATGGTAGGGATTGGAAATTCAATAGCTTATCAACTTGTTTTTAGAGTAGTTTGTAATCATACTTAATTATCCAAGATTTATTGTAACTACAAAATGAGGACTTTCTGTCATAAATATTATATTGAAGATTAAGCTcacaacaaaatgaaaaaaaaaaaaaaagattatctAACATTCTTTGATCATGTATATTgctattaaattttaaacaaaattaattatagatTATTTTTTAGAGTACAAAAGAAGATCAAATGCCATTTTGTCATTTTGATAGATCATATAATTGAgttgaaatatattaaaaacagtttttttttttttttttttttgttcttctatgTTTTTGACtgaagtttatattttattaatactgaATAAATaccagtatttttttttacatattagCGTAGTTTTGAGCTTTTGTATATTtcttatgtgaattttttttattcatgatTGGGGTTTGCCAAAGATGAAATCCTAATTCCCTCGTAACCTTTTTCTAATCTATGATTGAGCCTACTGAAGACGATTTAAAGTTTGTAACTCATAAAAGCACAAGAATTAATAGTCATAATTGGTAAAATTATATGGcgttaattttaattttttttaatttctaccATCGACTTTTATAACTTAACTACCTCAGTAGTAGAAGAttctatgaaaaatatatatatgtattttttaggTTGTGATTCCTATAACAAAACTATTAAACTACTTATAGAAGAGCAGTGAATAGTTACATACCCCTCCTTGTAATACAACCCAGACAATTCAGTCACTTTAGTCAAAGCTGTCCTCCACCTTTGAACCTTCTCCAAGCTATCctttaaattttcttcatgttGAGTTAACGCTACTCCAAACTTTCCCTTTTGTTTACGTATTTCTGATGGATCTACTTTGTAAAATATAGGTAGAACTAATTGTCTATTATTTCTACACTCAAGAATCTTTACTAGCTCATCTAAGCACCAACTAGAAGATGCATAATTTTCAGAGAACACAACAATCAAAATCATTGACAATTCAATAGCCTTAAGAAGTTTTGTTGAAATCTCTTCTCCTCTCTGAAGGCCATTATCGATAAAGGTGTTAAAACCCTTATCACATAAAGCTTGATATAAATGACTTGTAAAATTATAGCGGGTATCTTCACCTCTGAAACATAAGAAAACATCATAGATAAATTGGggagtgaaagaagaagaggctCTGTTGTTGATTTGGAGAGCCATAGGAATCTATGATCAAAAAGTTGAGAAAATATggagagaagaaagatatgatGAGATGTGAAACAAAATGAATTTATTGACAAAACAATATGTGATCCATAGGTTATATACGAGTTGTGACGGTCCCACACGTTTTCAGTTTTCCACTGAAAAGTGTGaatacattttcaattttccattgaaaaGTGTGAATACATTGAAAAATTTGTcaatatttcatacttttcttcttcttcttttcatgaaGTTTCATACTTTTCTCACTAGTCACTACCAATTTTGACTAAAGGTTGTGTTGTAGAAACTTTCTTAGTTTGATgtgctatgtccacaatatctttacaacatttttacaaaaaatcataCATTGGttattgttattggttctaatttgaacttagtgttggaattttttttttttttttttttttttttttaccaataacaacccataacaacttgccacttaaaatttattctaaaaatattgtagacatagcatttctctttcttAACACAATCATTCATACCGTTCCACCTGTTattagtttttcaagaagacTTTTCTTTCAAAGAAATTGTATTTATGCAATCCTTCTATGCTTGTTTActactctctcttcttctctttctttcccttACTTTTTCCTCACTTCTATCCCTTTCTTTCATCTCCATTTCAAACCAAACGAAATATCAGTTTCCAGATTTGGCTAcaattctcaataaaaaaattaacacaactacatattttgaaaatctaactagcAGATTACATgtactttatattcttaacacacatgtcaaatttcttgccaattggattttattactattcaattcataaacttattttttatgcataattagACTAcggaaacataaaatataaacatttaattgatgatatagctattgatatttgattttttgaaaattttgcaagtatggagaatataaaaataaaatgtaatccaatggttaatttgttaaaattcacctcAAATTAATAGATATTGAGTGGCATTGTAGTCATTggttacaaccaagtttgtaaccaaactttttccaataaaatatagaaacaaaacaagtgttttgaggatattaataaaaatatgtataaaaaaaacacGTTTAACtaccattttagtccttaatgCTTGTACTATATGTCAATGTGGTCTTTAACACCTTAAATGTGACAATttagtttctaaaattttggtaTTATGTCAAAATAATGCTTGTCAATAAGCAgtacatgaaaaaaaatggcATAACTAACATTAGtatcaaaatagtatttttaggTCTTGGTACTACGATTCGAGATAGCAAATGAATTGTTCTTGCTTCTTGTTTAGAGAAagtctctcttcctccctcttTAGACAATTTTGAAGTCATTggttacaaccaagtttgtaaccaaaatttttccaataaaaaaagaaaagaaaagaaataaaacaagtgttttgaggatattaataaaaatatgtataaaaaaacaCGTTTAATtaccattttagtccttaatgCTTGTACTATATGTCAACGTGGTCTTTAACACCTTAGATGTGACAATttagtttctaaaattttggtaTTATGTCAAAATAATGCTTGTCAATAAGTggtacatgaaaaaaaattggcatGACTACATTAGtatcaaaatagtatttttaggTCTTGGTATTGTGATTCGGGATAGCAAATGAATTGTTCTTGCTTCTTGTTCAGAGAAagtctctctccctccctcttcAGACAATTTTGAAGCTTTGGCCGCAGCTGAGGCACTTCTTTTTGCACAAGAACTCGGCCTCTCTTTTCTTATCCTTAAGGGAGATTCAGAGTTTGTTATCAAGGTTTTGAGGAGTGAGGACGAATCTCTTGCTTCCTTTGGTCACCTTTTGGAATCAGTGAAACCCATTATAGATGCCTTTAGTagtatttctttctctcatactcATAAACTTGGCAATTCTATAGCTCACAACCTGGCTAAGCATGCAAGACATGCTAGAGGTTTATTGGTGTGGTCGAAGGGTGCTCCTTCCCATCTTCATGATGTTCTTTTGGCAGACAatggatagttttttttttttctttctttcaataaaagttccttgttttctttctaaaaaaaataaataaaaaaatttatcctgTAGGTTATTGTGACCttaattataaaatcaaaagtttaaaaatatattatttggaaGCCCCTAAGTAAATGAGATGCCATTTTAttagctgaaattgaaattttcttttcttttcttttcctttgctttttGGGGAACTAAACGAGGTTTAAGTCTTGACCTTTTAGTTCATGAACGGCATTTGAAAAACATACTATTTACCAATCTCACTCCACTTCATGTACATAGAGAAATATGAAATATTACTAATTTACTATATTAGAGAGATTCGGTTTTATTCTGCGCTATATTTCAAGATCGGTGTTGTAGATATACAATTGTAGATGCTGCACACTATGAGGTGTATGTGGTAAAAGACTATCAATTCTATGATAGACGGCTTCTTGAGCACAAAATGTATATTTTCCTCGACTATTCGAGGCTATGCTATCATCCACATGCACACTTATTGAGGTAAATGCAAACATGTTGTTGTAAAACCATATATATTGCATGAAATGTCTACCTCACAATTTTTAAAGGTTGCTTTTCTAATTGTATAATATAAGGCACGTTAGCGCTTTAGAAAGATAGTTAGTACTTTATGACCCCTCTAccttctttataattttttgcacaATTATATAACCCTTGCATATAATTTATTACATGTGCAGTACCATCACATGTGTTGTCAACTATGAGATGTATGTGGTAAAAGACTATCAATTCTATGATAGATGGCACCTTGAGCACAAAATGTATATTTTCATCAACTATTTAAGGCTATGCTATCATCCACGTGCACACCCATTGAGGTAAATGCAAACATGTTGTAAAACCGTATACATTGCCTGAAATGTCTCCCTCGCAATGTTTGCTCACAAATGAGCTCCTTTAATTTAGGAAAAATTGGTATGTTGGGTAAAGATATTTTTCCATTATTTCAGCATATTGAGGATGTCTCTCGACAAACAAGCATTATAAATGCGACATGTATTTGGTTGTGGTACGACATGTATTTGGTTGTGGTAGTTGGTACCTTATGACCTCTCTAccttctttataattttttgcacaATTATTTCTCCCTTGCATATAATTTATTACATGTGCAATATCATCACATGTGTTGTCAACacctaattttaattttaaggaaaaaattagtgattttattttattcaatattaaaatttgtacCAAATATGATGTAGTGAAATATTAATAATGTTTTGAATATGCAGTGTGCAaactaattacaaaatttataaggacaaacttgaaatttgaataaaaaatggtgACATTGAGGAAAAAACCTTGTTCTCTGTAGGCATCCCCTTGGTTTTGCTCAACTACATTTTCAACCCCTTCAATTCTTTATGTAATTGCAAtgtaattatataaaatgctcaattagtttaattatatatattgaaagttcaaatagtgtataaaacacccttgaacgtttagagccccaattacaaaataaccaattcaagctttattacaaacaacaagtgtgcagaaaatgaacacaagctataaacagaattgataaacaatctaagccaattaaaatcacatccacagcagaaaataaaaggcaaagataaagggaagagagatgtaacaccccgacccaatttttataattaaaatatgtgtttaagtggttaagtattattaatattttaagccacttacttacaaaaattaatataagagtatttaataaacatattattttataatgtcattgaataagaattttaaagATTATAAACAGTTGAAATgactatttgtattataaatatatacttagcatgtacaaaactatattagGTGTTTAAGttataagatatatatatatatatatatatatatatgtatatgcaaagtgtattatttttgtagaaaagtaagtatgaatgcaagaaattattttggtagaaaagtgagtgtgaatgcaagaaagtTGAAAAGATGAGTTATCCTCCCTTTCCTTAGCAATATAcgtgtggggccagagaattcgtGGCCCAGGCCCAttctacattagggcccaaggcctaagccgaggagagttattgccgaggacgcataatgaaagcccAAGAAGGGCACGAGGacatggccgaggacgatcttatgctcagcacctcacaaaacgcctgaagaaaaggacaaactcagtacaggggcaggacaagggagaaagctgccaacatcgtAATACAGAATCCTGCATCTGACAAGCCCATGCTCCAAACCATGCCATTTAACTTTCCCAAcgacccccaaccactctaagTATGGATTGACAGGACAGGTCTGCAccccagaaagtaaaacttacacgtggacactaaaaGGGAAATTGAACACTAGTATAAATGGGAAGAAAGCGAAGGAGAAATGGAGCCCTCCAGGAGGAAGGAAAATCCcgcaaaaagggaaaaaaggaaGGATACAATGCTCCTCGGACGCTGTCCGAGGACTTAAATCCTACAACCCGCATTAATGGAAGGTttagctagtcaagccaagtcCATCCATATATAAGCTTCCATAGAAACCCCGTTTAAACCGCTGACCTGTGACTAAGGtcctgcctttcaagcccactctctacaaatcatattgttagggccctttacatacgagcccaatgtcatccTTGGGCCGCTAAATAAtcatgtccttacaattggcgccgtctgtgggaaggcttgcgcaTTGGCACAGGTGGCGCTGGAGTTAAGCCTTCATCAAGCAAAGGTCTGCGAAGGTTTCTCCATTGCCAGCGACATGCTGTTGTTGCTCAAACATAAatttccgctaggggctacgcctcgcagtgccaATGGCACGGACAGCTCTAGAGGTTTCCAACATTAAGCTAACTCTCCCTACCTTGGTCAAGGGGCCAATCttagaaaagtaaataaataagcaaataaataatataacaaaacaagttttggacagaaccaaggccttgtatggtcctcggactcaagcctctagggaaaccaattacttagaagaaacaatacaagttttggacagaactaaggccttgtatggtcctcggactcaagcctctggggaaaccaactacttagaagaaacaatacaagttttggacagaaccaaggccttgtatggtcctcggactcaaaattctgaaaaaaccaactacttagaagaaaagtacaagttttggacacaacCTGGACGCTATGTGGCCCTTAGACTCTACCTCGGAGAGGAATTACCCATTAATAGTTGGGTCAGTCCCTAGACTGAATGGAatccccagtctaccctcggatcctcaatACCAGAGGAACTGATGCTATTGTGATAGGGCCAGGTGTTAtcaaaaacacaaccaaagtccctcaCTACTCGGCAACCTTCTCGGATGGTTTATTTTGGGTTTATCATTCTCGGACGGTTGCCTCACATGCACTACGGAGCACTCAGCTGTCATCTCGGTTAGTCTCATAAGTTTAATCTACTGTGAGTTAGCATTATTGTATTTGATAATATCgataagttcaaattagtaGCTTTCTATTTCAAGGTTTCCTGCTCTAAGTGtcattaaaggaaaatacacaTGTAGTATCacattcacaaagtaattgctacagaaaagaaaagtatttagaaggAAACAGAtccatcttttattaagacaaagaaatagtacaacgtacaatgaaagagcttGAATAAGCTCATACTGAAAACTAACTACTTAAGCAACTacataagcaaaaagaaaaatacaaggaaatgaGGAAAAAACAGAGGAAGAGGCGCAGAGAAGAGAGATGTAGCAGTTCCAGCACGTTGTCTACGGAAACCATTCCttaatacttttacatgcccataactcggCAACATGGGGCTGACAcctttgaagaaaaggtgcagggagccggaagttgataAGCCTCCATGTTAGCCACGCCTGCGATAAaacagacggcgctgatggcggaaaaccttACTTCTGACGCACCAGGAATCTGATGCGACCAGTacctacttcggattttgactgaaagaggcaGAAATAC of Quercus lobata isolate SW786 chromosome 8, ValleyOak3.0 Primary Assembly, whole genome shotgun sequence contains these proteins:
- the LOC115955133 gene encoding TMV resistance protein N-like — its product is MALQINNRASSSFTPQFIYDVFLCFRGEDTRYNFTSHLYQALCDKGFNTFIDNGLQRGEEISTKLLKAIELSMILIVVFSENYASSSWCLDELVKILECRNNRQLVLPIFYKVDPSEIRKQKGKFGVALTQHEENLKDSLEKVQRWRTALTKVTELSGLYYKEGYIESETQFIQRIIKEILGTKLNRTQLFVTKHPVGIDSRVDAIELLLDMKSNDVRMVGIHGLGGVGKTTIAKAIYNRIANCFELSCFLEDVKEKSGTNDDIIKLQEMLLSKISWGTYVKVDSVPKGIIMIKERFCRTRLLLILDNVDELEVMVNLLGECNWFALGSRVIITTRDKQVLNTLGKDHQIYELKELNQSESHELFNLHAFQKIEPKKDYSEVAEQIIHYANGLPLALKIIGSDLCGKSICEWKSALEKYKNIPHEKIQEKLKISYDGLGKIEKDIFLDIACFFKGFDRSYVANILDACKLYPGYGIGKLINKCLITVGQSGNLWMHDLLQQMGREIVQQESEELGKRSRIWCFEDAYEILTTNMGSSKIRGIMCCSPQPITIPIEAKAFEKMKYLKFLMVRNVRICEELKYLPNGLILLQWPEFPFSLPSKYNPQQLVALEMPRSLIRLETTFKLGIQLKYLTYINLKRCESITELPELCAPSLEQLDLSYCQNLVKVHETVGILDKLRIWKLQGCGKLQILPNNLRLKSLEEFLLMDCLRLEKLPNIHPKMKCLRDLNLRGSGIRELPSSIKCLTALRFLDVKDCENLRYLPDDIYKLQLLIGLSIPTAKLRQTCDYLDSFSSYGFLMLDTVSFRGNKNIIELDFLMKPEYFPVLKSLDLSKTNIVSIPESLSRFTTLQSLDMAKCKQLQEIPRLPQSVQVVVARNCCSLNPQSSSRLLNQIGEFLGIFPNKGCKGTRSRILMDPQTSSTEILDEVRRYRSVLPDTGSKPEDDYFGIVLPGTEIPKWLNLNHESDGNVISFWVGRTFPNIIDVCFAFGPLKYPRMPSCTVYLSINGCENENISYTDEFSDHLMILSLPNKKFQIQLNKSKPSELNYVELTCEMEDWVKNHPRRWGVRVECICCSRNSDVFQLPSPSATHSCGSSSVPHLPTSSCGTDMDQWAFNNGGDSRHRPRRNHRPPPYARRPQKHYLSHFGWLRIRFRLWKRSSRPTRIPTATLKLEWEEIDPRKWKS